In Stieleria varia, one genomic interval encodes:
- a CDS encoding amidohydrolase family protein, whose protein sequence is MNQIRRVLKQGRKQFNVFTLVAALTTSLLTVCSAFAQDYDLVLNNGRVIDPETLFDDVANVGIKDGRIVKISKEPLKGAETVDATGHIVAPGFIDTHFHFQMPIGYSLGLRDGLTSSMDFEMGCAGSYVARWYEARAGKTQANYGIAVSHEFARAMFIDGSDGDYLIEGPVAALTTRAKTGWSATRPTLEQGNAILEEIDKGLQAGAVGVGSTVGYMREGVSSREMYEVQKVGARYGRPTGAHTRYTLGTDTTENNGAQELVANAVALGAPAIVLHFNNDGWRLAHEMIIRLQEQGHNIWGEVYPYAAGSTTINASFLEPKSWIDVFGRRYEDTMLDPVTGKYYTLETYKSTVASEPTRPIVIFKQPEEDQAKWLTLKGVTMASDAVAATPYDAPWNYPMEKLGGTHPRTAGARGATIRLGRENNIPMMQLMSILSYNAAKHLGDTGLKFMQERGRIQTGMVADIVVFDPELFTDNSTYEKGAIPSTGMKAVIVNGQVVVRDDVQLPVFPGQPIRFEPEDKPRFEPISVESWNVEFSTGMPLPSGFTGAFPQKVEK, encoded by the coding sequence ATGAATCAAATAAGAAGAGTCCTAAAACAAGGGCGTAAGCAGTTTAATGTGTTTACCCTTGTTGCGGCATTAACAACAAGCCTTCTCACTGTCTGCTCGGCCTTTGCCCAGGACTACGACCTCGTTCTCAACAACGGCCGGGTCATCGACCCTGAAACGCTGTTCGACGATGTCGCCAATGTCGGTATCAAAGACGGTCGCATTGTCAAGATCAGCAAAGAACCACTCAAAGGTGCCGAGACCGTGGATGCCACCGGCCATATCGTGGCACCGGGCTTTATCGACACCCATTTCCACTTTCAAATGCCGATCGGCTATTCCCTCGGGTTGCGGGACGGGCTGACCAGCAGCATGGATTTCGAGATGGGCTGTGCGGGATCCTATGTCGCTCGCTGGTATGAGGCACGCGCCGGTAAGACCCAGGCCAACTATGGCATTGCGGTCAGCCACGAATTTGCCCGCGCGATGTTCATCGACGGGTCAGACGGCGATTACCTGATAGAGGGTCCCGTAGCCGCTCTGACAACCCGGGCGAAAACGGGCTGGAGCGCGACGCGTCCTACCCTGGAACAGGGCAACGCGATTCTCGAAGAAATTGACAAGGGCCTGCAGGCTGGCGCCGTGGGCGTCGGCAGCACCGTGGGCTACATGAGAGAGGGCGTCTCTTCACGCGAGATGTACGAGGTCCAGAAAGTCGGAGCCCGTTATGGCCGCCCGACCGGCGCTCATACCCGCTACACGCTCGGCACCGACACCACCGAGAACAATGGCGCGCAGGAACTTGTCGCCAACGCCGTGGCGCTGGGCGCCCCGGCGATTGTCCTTCACTTCAACAACGACGGCTGGCGGCTGGCACACGAAATGATCATCAGACTTCAGGAACAGGGCCACAACATTTGGGGTGAAGTCTATCCCTACGCTGCGGGTTCCACCACGATCAATGCTTCGTTCCTGGAGCCTAAAAGCTGGATCGACGTATTTGGCAGGCGCTATGAAGATACCATGTTGGATCCGGTCACGGGTAAGTATTATACCCTGGAGACCTACAAGTCCACCGTCGCATCCGAACCGACCAGACCGATCGTCATCTTCAAGCAGCCCGAAGAAGACCAGGCGAAGTGGCTGACGCTCAAGGGCGTGACCATGGCCAGCGATGCGGTTGCTGCCACGCCGTACGACGCCCCTTGGAATTACCCGATGGAAAAGCTGGGCGGCACCCATCCCCGCACGGCTGGCGCCCGAGGTGCTACGATTCGGCTCGGTCGGGAAAACAACATCCCGATGATGCAGTTGATGTCGATCCTCAGCTACAACGCTGCCAAGCATCTGGGCGATACCGGCCTGAAGTTCATGCAAGAGCGCGGCCGCATTCAGACTGGCATGGTTGCCGATATCGTGGTGTTTGACCCCGAACTCTTCACGGACAATTCAACCTACGAAAAGGGCGCTATCCCTTCGACGGGCATGAAAGCCGTGATCGTCAACGGTCAGGTGGTTGTGCGCGACGATGTGCAGCTTCCGGTTTTTCCTGGTCAGCCGATCCGGTTTGAACCCGAAGACAAACCGCGCTTCGAGCCGATCTCAGTTGAGTCGTGGAATGTCGAATTCTCGACCGGTATGCCTTTGCCATCTGGCTTCACGGGTGCCTTCCCTCAGAAGGTCGAAAAGTGA
- a CDS encoding dipeptidase: MAPINVPQPRCWPGKIGIATTEKQQPTERNREMMTQEDFFDKQAQKAGTRNQQSSTNETNVGRREFVKTVGAGAIALGSGLGAGLGANRTFAQEASSSTYKPVTSNYMQVHKDLVIIDGTTNLRGLDKDVKYLDWYKEGRATAVVMTISAANMVAASNVRHKDDTLDGLGFIHRLLQTRDDLLLVRSTSDIEKAKYSGKLALFLQFQNAAVVENNLDLVNMYKALGIHVMGMAYNQRNQFANGVTEPVDGGLSVFGVKLIERLNEAKIIVDVAHTGTKSGLETVWRSKSPVVLSHSNSRNYRPSPRNAPDELITAVAKSGGLVGAIMYPPFVAAKPFPTMDDYVGNIDYLVQLVGIDHVGISSDYTYQISMTPAEQKAGWKMYIDSGVWTKEAYPYDVLAYPQGIETPRTLFNLTDALLGRGYKKEDIAKLWGGNWLRVMKAVIG; the protein is encoded by the coding sequence GTGGCGCCTATCAACGTGCCGCAGCCAAGATGCTGGCCGGGGAAGATTGGGATTGCGACTACAGAGAAACAGCAACCAACCGAAAGGAACAGAGAAATGATGACCCAAGAAGATTTTTTCGACAAACAAGCGCAAAAAGCTGGGACAAGAAACCAGCAATCCTCCACAAATGAAACGAATGTGGGGCGCCGTGAGTTTGTCAAGACCGTGGGTGCGGGAGCGATCGCATTGGGCAGTGGACTCGGCGCTGGACTCGGCGCAAACCGCACGTTTGCGCAGGAGGCTTCTTCGTCCACGTACAAACCTGTCACCTCGAACTATATGCAGGTTCACAAAGATCTGGTGATCATCGATGGCACCACCAACCTTAGGGGGCTCGACAAGGATGTCAAATATCTCGATTGGTATAAGGAAGGTCGTGCCACGGCCGTGGTGATGACGATCTCGGCAGCCAACATGGTTGCGGCGTCGAACGTCAGGCACAAGGACGATACGTTGGATGGGCTGGGCTTCATCCATCGGCTTCTGCAGACCAGAGATGACCTGTTGTTGGTGCGGTCGACATCGGACATCGAAAAAGCCAAGTATTCAGGCAAGCTTGCGTTGTTCTTGCAGTTCCAAAACGCCGCGGTCGTGGAGAACAATCTTGACCTTGTCAACATGTACAAGGCTCTCGGGATCCATGTCATGGGGATGGCATACAACCAAAGAAATCAGTTTGCCAACGGGGTCACTGAACCGGTTGACGGGGGATTGAGCGTTTTTGGCGTGAAGTTGATCGAGCGGTTGAACGAGGCGAAGATAATCGTCGACGTCGCGCATACCGGCACCAAAAGCGGGCTCGAGACGGTCTGGCGTTCCAAGTCGCCCGTTGTCCTGTCGCACTCGAATTCCCGGAACTATCGCCCGTCACCTCGCAATGCGCCGGATGAGCTGATCACGGCGGTGGCCAAATCAGGCGGGCTGGTCGGCGCGATCATGTATCCACCCTTCGTTGCCGCGAAACCCTTTCCAACCATGGATGACTACGTTGGCAACATCGATTATCTCGTGCAGCTCGTAGGAATCGACCACGTCGGCATTTCTTCAGACTACACCTATCAAATCTCGATGACCCCGGCGGAGCAAAAAGCAGGTTGGAAGATGTATATCGATTCCGGCGTCTGGACCAAAGAGGCCTATCCGTATGACGTTTTGGCCTATCCACAGGGCATCGAGACTCCCAGGACTCTATTCAATCTTACCGATGCGTTGCTTGGTCGCGGCTACAAGAAAGAGGACATCGCCAAACTTTGGGGTGGCAATTGGTTGCGAGTAATGAAAGCGGTTATCGGGTGA
- a CDS encoding serine hydrolase domain-containing protein: MKRNIALLFIVIASSFCAVQPSAAQENMDTRFEEIKSEAQRLMDEIKVPGIAIGVMHDGKVQMAGLGITNVDDPQAVTEATVFYIGSISKTFTTTVALKMSERGELDLEAPVRKYLPEFSVLDSEASEKAKVIDLFQHRTGWQGDYFEDPSSGEDALEKAVCAFRFLPQRTPYGEVWAYNNNNFIIAGRLIQVAGRAKSYEQKVKDELFLPLGMTHSSFFMADLMAERFAVGHAGVYDGTSEPQVSFMPFPRSVYPAGGILSNVSDLMKWMQFQFDGKDKDGSQLLSPKLLDMAHSPLVEGELSEHTGVTWFVEDVGGVRTVFHAGRSAGATAKMLFAPDKKFGIVVLTNSDRGIEVYDAVIALALKKYLDIEKIPLVAIAADRSSLEPFEGLWLGDNEDYKIYFDNDQLMAERLYKPMAGVQIYEKPPPISMSSAGEDMVIMTDGAFQGTVGQLRRDKSGKPALLSMQHRIFRRSTEEND, encoded by the coding sequence ATGAAACGAAACATCGCACTATTGTTTATTGTAATAGCCTCGTCATTTTGTGCGGTTCAACCGTCAGCCGCCCAGGAGAACATGGACACGCGGTTTGAGGAAATTAAGAGCGAAGCTCAGCGACTCATGGACGAGATCAAAGTCCCAGGTATAGCCATTGGGGTCATGCACGATGGTAAGGTCCAAATGGCCGGCCTGGGCATTACCAATGTTGACGATCCTCAGGCTGTCACTGAAGCCACCGTGTTTTATATCGGCTCCATATCGAAGACGTTTACGACCACCGTAGCTCTTAAAATGTCAGAACGCGGAGAGCTCGACCTCGAAGCCCCGGTTCGGAAGTATCTTCCGGAGTTTTCGGTCCTGGATAGCGAGGCTTCAGAAAAGGCGAAGGTGATCGACCTTTTCCAGCACCGGACTGGCTGGCAAGGCGACTACTTCGAGGATCCCAGTTCAGGGGAAGATGCCTTGGAGAAGGCCGTGTGTGCTTTTCGATTCCTGCCGCAACGCACACCTTATGGCGAGGTCTGGGCTTACAACAATAACAACTTCATCATTGCAGGACGCCTCATTCAAGTCGCAGGCCGTGCAAAGTCTTATGAACAAAAAGTTAAGGACGAGTTGTTTCTGCCCCTGGGCATGACGCACAGCTCATTCTTCATGGCGGATCTAATGGCAGAACGCTTTGCCGTTGGCCATGCCGGAGTCTATGACGGGACGTCCGAACCTCAGGTCAGCTTTATGCCGTTTCCGCGCAGCGTCTATCCGGCCGGAGGCATACTCAGTAACGTCAGTGATTTGATGAAGTGGATGCAATTTCAGTTCGACGGTAAGGACAAGGACGGCAGTCAACTGTTGTCACCAAAGTTGCTGGACATGGCGCACAGTCCCCTGGTCGAAGGCGAGCTGAGTGAACACACCGGTGTTACGTGGTTTGTTGAGGATGTCGGCGGTGTGCGAACCGTTTTTCATGCCGGTCGGTCGGCAGGGGCGACCGCCAAGATGCTGTTTGCACCGGACAAGAAATTTGGGATCGTTGTTCTTACGAACAGCGACCGTGGGATTGAGGTGTACGATGCGGTAATCGCACTGGCTCTCAAAAAGTATTTGGATATTGAAAAAATACCCTTGGTTGCAATCGCTGCGGATCGTAGTTCCCTTGAGCCTTTCGAAGGTCTTTGGTTGGGGGATAATGAAGACTACAAAATCTATTTTGACAACGACCAGCTCATGGCTGAACGCTTGTACAAACCAATGGCAGGAGTTCAAATTTATGAGAAACCTCCACCGATTTCGATGAGTAGCGCGGGTGAAGACATGGTCATCATGACAGATGGTGCCTTTCAAGGAACGGTCGGTCAGTTGCGGCGTGACAAGTCTGGAAAGCCGGCGCTGCTTAGCATGCAGCACCGGATCTTCCGTCGCTCCACGGAGGAAAACGATTAA
- a CDS encoding amidohydrolase family protein yields the protein MDQTVTTFSKQVKINMHQLRRDFQQGRKLFTAFTLVAVLTTSLLTVSVALSQDYDIAILNGRVMDPETNFDGVRNVGIKDGKIVVITEDAIKGKETIDAKDHVVAPGFIEGHQHATDPFSRKVNLRDGLTTQMDFEAGAGDIAKWYAEAEGKTQANYGMVVLATLARGLVLDGPEVVAGANDMGGLFPMVGRAAAKAQKEGRKPGWTATLPNKEQMIRIMSYVDEGLRQGALGVGIPVGYMTTGVTQYELYKYQELASKYGRVSNAHVRFAGVRPPTQGQLGVQEMLANAMILDAPFLASHLNSNMDWEYTIPLINDAREKRGAKVWGEVYPYAAGGTIASTDILTESSMAQMNITYSDVANLDGTRWDKAMYEDVRKNDPGRTILIFNNSPEDIAKWMAMPGVVVVSDGMAIQDAKGQYYPWDSPYEGKSVHPRCAGTRAKVLRMVREDKNMTLMEAISKMSYLHARYFDELGGISQMKTKGRVQVGADADIVVFNPDTVTDNSTYKPGEGALPSTGIPYVLVNGVVVVKDSEVQKVFPGKPIRFPVLEKGRLDQINIEPRIFVPNQ from the coding sequence CCCAAGACTACGACATTGCCATCCTCAACGGCAGGGTCATGGACCCCGAGACCAACTTCGATGGCGTGCGCAATGTGGGCATCAAGGATGGCAAAATTGTTGTGATCACTGAAGACGCGATCAAGGGCAAGGAAACCATCGACGCCAAGGATCACGTCGTCGCCCCGGGCTTTATTGAGGGGCACCAGCACGCGACCGACCCCTTCAGTCGCAAGGTGAATTTGCGTGATGGCTTGACCACCCAGATGGATTTCGAAGCAGGTGCCGGCGATATCGCCAAATGGTATGCCGAGGCCGAGGGCAAAACCCAAGCCAACTACGGTATGGTCGTGCTCGCAACGCTTGCTCGTGGATTGGTGCTGGACGGTCCTGAAGTAGTGGCTGGTGCTAATGACATGGGAGGCCTGTTCCCTATGGTGGGTCGCGCCGCCGCAAAGGCCCAGAAAGAAGGGCGCAAGCCAGGCTGGACGGCAACACTGCCCAATAAAGAGCAGATGATCAGGATTATGAGCTATGTCGACGAAGGCCTTCGCCAAGGCGCCTTGGGCGTGGGCATTCCAGTCGGCTATATGACCACGGGCGTGACCCAGTACGAATTGTATAAATACCAAGAGCTGGCATCAAAATACGGTCGTGTTTCGAATGCGCATGTCCGCTTTGCGGGTGTCAGACCTCCCACCCAGGGGCAATTGGGTGTTCAGGAAATGCTGGCCAATGCCATGATTTTGGATGCACCTTTCCTGGCTTCACACCTGAACAGCAACATGGACTGGGAGTACACGATCCCGCTCATCAACGACGCAAGAGAAAAGCGAGGGGCCAAAGTATGGGGCGAGGTTTACCCCTACGCAGCGGGCGGTACCATTGCTTCGACGGATATCCTCACAGAGTCGAGCATGGCTCAAATGAATATAACCTATTCGGACGTCGCCAACCTTGACGGCACGCGTTGGGATAAGGCGATGTATGAGGACGTTCGCAAGAATGATCCGGGCAGAACGATTTTGATTTTCAACAACTCCCCTGAGGACATCGCTAAATGGATGGCTATGCCAGGAGTTGTTGTTGTTTCGGACGGGATGGCGATCCAGGATGCAAAGGGCCAATACTACCCATGGGATTCACCTTATGAAGGCAAGTCAGTTCACCCGCGTTGTGCAGGTACCCGCGCCAAGGTGCTCCGCATGGTGCGTGAAGATAAGAACATGACCCTGATGGAAGCCATTTCCAAGATGAGCTACCTGCACGCTAGGTACTTTGATGAACTGGGCGGCATCAGCCAGATGAAGACCAAGGGAAGGGTGCAAGTGGGTGCCGATGCCGACATCGTCGTCTTCAACCCGGACACGGTAACTGACAACAGCACTTACAAGCCGGGCGAAGGAGCGCTGCCCTCCACCGGTATTCCCTATGTGCTGGTGAACGGCGTCGTGGTGGTGAAAGATTCCGAAGTGCAAAAGGTCTTTCCGGGTAAACCGATCCGTTTTCCGGTATTGGAAAAGGGACGTTTGGACCAGATCAATATCGAACCAAGAATTTTTGTACCGAACCAGTGA